A window from Neobacillus sp. PS3-40 encodes these proteins:
- a CDS encoding excinuclease ABC subunit UvrA: MELEYIEIVGARENNLKNVNLKIPKNNVTIFTGVSGSGKSSIVFETIAQEAGRQLNETFSKFIQIYLPKYGHPDVDAIKNLSLAIIVDQKRIGGNSRSTLGTITDINPLIRVLFSRIGQPHIGPSSYFSFNDPNGMCKTCEGIGRIVTLDLDKALDKEKSLNEGAILLPGYKPGNWQWKMYAATGFFDCDKKIKDYSKEEYDQLVYCKPVKINSAIVEGMNSTYAGLVEKFISQHIKTEFEKSEASKKKIAPFITEEQCYDCGGKRYNESILSSKVMGYSIAELTAMQVDELLELIRKINDQHIQPIVKNLTERLNDLIQIGLDYVSLDRETSTLSGGESQRVRMVKHLTSSLTDVMYIFDEPSIGLHPRDVHRLNELLVKLRDKGNTVIVVEHDPDVIKIADYIVDVGPKAGTNGGRIMFEGSYSDLLEAKTLTGEYIGKSMPIKSKPRTSNDFLETKKSSLHNLKNVSLRIPKGIFTVVTGVAGSGKSTLVNGVFAKEYKDAIIIDQSAVSANLRSNPATFTGIMDHIRKLFADENKVSAGLFSYNSEGACEACKGRGYIETDLSFMDSVETICEECGGKRYKHEVLEYRYNGKNIARVLDMTIAEAFDFFVQKEIKNKLKHIVDVGLHYMTLGQPLDTLSGGECQRLKLAKELSKKGNIYIMDEPTTGLHMSDITSILTIINRLVDKGNTVIVIEHNLDVIRNADWIIDVGVEGGSRGGQILFEGTPENLRNCKESITAKYL, translated from the coding sequence ATGGAACTTGAGTATATCGAAATAGTAGGTGCACGTGAGAATAACTTAAAGAATGTCAATTTAAAAATTCCGAAGAACAACGTAACTATTTTTACTGGAGTATCAGGGTCGGGTAAGTCATCAATTGTATTTGAAACGATTGCTCAGGAAGCTGGCCGGCAATTGAATGAAACCTTTAGCAAATTTATTCAAATTTATTTACCTAAATATGGTCATCCAGATGTAGATGCGATTAAAAATCTATCGTTAGCAATTATAGTTGATCAAAAGAGGATAGGCGGTAACTCACGTTCAACTCTCGGAACCATAACGGATATTAATCCATTAATCAGGGTGTTGTTTTCACGAATCGGGCAGCCGCATATTGGTCCTTCCTCTTATTTTTCGTTTAATGACCCAAATGGAATGTGCAAGACCTGTGAGGGAATCGGAAGGATCGTAACGCTTGATCTTGACAAGGCGTTGGATAAAGAAAAGTCGTTAAACGAAGGGGCGATTTTGTTGCCGGGCTATAAACCTGGTAATTGGCAGTGGAAAATGTATGCCGCAACAGGTTTTTTTGATTGTGACAAAAAAATCAAGGATTATTCTAAAGAGGAATACGACCAACTTGTCTATTGTAAACCGGTAAAAATCAATTCGGCCATTGTTGAAGGAATGAACTCTACTTATGCGGGTCTTGTTGAGAAATTCATTAGTCAGCACATCAAAACTGAGTTTGAAAAATCTGAGGCATCAAAGAAGAAAATTGCACCGTTTATAACAGAAGAGCAATGCTATGATTGCGGGGGTAAACGATATAATGAAAGTATTTTATCTTCGAAAGTCATGGGATATTCAATAGCAGAACTTACGGCTATGCAGGTAGATGAGCTTCTAGAATTAATCCGAAAAATTAATGATCAACATATACAACCTATTGTTAAAAATCTGACTGAGCGGTTGAATGATTTAATTCAAATAGGGCTCGATTATGTAAGCTTGGATAGAGAAACTTCTACATTATCAGGCGGCGAATCACAACGTGTTAGAATGGTCAAACACCTTACAAGCAGCTTGACGGATGTCATGTATATTTTCGATGAGCCAAGCATCGGATTACACCCAAGAGATGTGCACAGGCTTAACGAACTGCTAGTAAAATTACGGGATAAGGGCAATACGGTGATTGTAGTTGAGCATGATCCTGATGTCATAAAGATTGCCGATTATATAGTTGATGTTGGGCCGAAAGCTGGTACAAACGGCGGGAGGATTATGTTTGAGGGTAGCTATAGCGACCTACTTGAAGCCAAGACACTTACAGGGGAATACATCGGAAAGAGCATGCCGATTAAGAGTAAGCCAAGGACAAGCAATGATTTCCTTGAAACGAAAAAAAGTTCGTTACACAATTTGAAAAATGTTAGTTTAAGAATACCTAAAGGTATATTCACTGTTGTTACAGGAGTTGCTGGTTCCGGCAAGTCGACGCTTGTTAACGGTGTTTTTGCGAAGGAATATAAAGATGCCATCATTATCGACCAGTCCGCAGTCAGCGCAAATTTACGTTCAAATCCCGCGACCTTTACTGGAATAATGGATCATATACGCAAATTATTTGCTGATGAAAACAAAGTAAGCGCCGGATTGTTCAGTTATAATTCAGAGGGTGCATGTGAGGCTTGTAAAGGGCGAGGTTATATAGAAACAGATCTTTCTTTCATGGATTCTGTTGAAACCATTTGCGAGGAATGCGGCGGTAAAAGGTATAAGCATGAGGTTTTGGAGTATAGGTACAATGGTAAGAACATTGCCCGCGTACTTGATATGACCATAGCAGAAGCGTTCGATTTTTTTGTTCAAAAAGAAATCAAAAATAAGCTGAAGCACATCGTCGATGTCGGTCTGCATTATATGACGCTGGGACAGCCGTTAGACACCCTTTCTGGTGGAGAATGTCAGCGCTTAAAGCTTGCCAAAGAATTAAGTAAAAAGGGCAATATTTATATTATGGACGAGCCTACAACTGGTTTACATATGTCCGATATTACCAGCATTCTGACTATAATTAACCGTCTTGTTGACAAAGGCAACACAGTTATTGTTATAGAACATAATCTTGATGTCATTCGTAATGCCGATTGGATTATAGACGTAGGGGTTGAGGGAGGCAGCAGGGGCGGACAGATTCTTTTTGAAGGAACACCTGAAAACTTGAGAAACTGCAAGGAGTCTATTACTGCAAAATACTTGTAA